In one window of Cytophagaceae bacterium ABcell3 DNA:
- a CDS encoding P-II family nitrogen regulator: MKKIEAIIRTSMFNTVKEALHAIGVDFFTFADVKGVGNQKSERGTYRGVEYDLGSIARTQLNIVVPEDIADDVIQAILAHGATGEIGDGKIFVTDVAQVIRIRDGKVDDAALQPVG; the protein is encoded by the coding sequence ATGAAAAAAATCGAAGCTATTATAAGAACGTCCATGTTCAATACAGTAAAAGAAGCCCTTCATGCTATAGGTGTAGACTTTTTTACTTTTGCAGACGTGAAAGGCGTAGGCAACCAAAAAAGTGAGCGGGGAACTTATAGGGGGGTAGAGTATGATTTAGGTTCTATTGCCCGGACACAATTGAATATTGTTGTTCCTGAAGATATTGCAGATGACGTTATTCAAGCCATCCTTGCTCATGGTGCTACTGGAGAAATAGGTGATGGAAAGATTTTTGTAACCGATGTAGCCCAAGTCATTCGCATTAGAGATGGAAAAGTTGACGATGCAGCATTGCAGCCCGTTGGCTAA
- a CDS encoding WbuC family cupin fold metalloprotein, giving the protein MIKIDSALLDETSTKAAASPRRRMNYNFHSTMEDSMHRMLNAMEPGTYVQPHKHEDPDKTEAFIILRGSIAVVIFDADGTPQEVHVLKAESGSYGLEIPPRVWHTLICLEPGSVIYEIKHGPYTASTDKNFASWAPAEEFPEAHSYLQKLINQFNLKVYGKEQPA; this is encoded by the coding sequence ATGATTAAGATTGATAGTGCACTACTGGATGAGACATCCACAAAAGCTGCTGCAAGTCCCCGCAGGAGAATGAACTATAACTTTCATTCGACCATGGAAGATAGTATGCACCGTATGCTCAATGCCATGGAGCCTGGTACTTATGTTCAGCCACATAAACATGAGGATCCTGACAAGACGGAAGCGTTCATTATTCTGCGGGGCTCAATTGCAGTAGTTATATTTGATGCAGATGGTACCCCCCAAGAAGTGCATGTGTTGAAAGCTGAATCAGGAAGTTATGGGTTGGAAATTCCCCCTCGCGTATGGCATACGCTTATCTGCCTAGAACCTGGTTCGGTAATTTATGAGATCAAACATGGGCCATATACCGCCTCTACAGATAAAAATTTTGCTTCATGGGCGCCCGCTGAAGAATTCCCAGAAGCTCATTCCTACCTGCAAAAATTAATCAATCAGTTTAACCTAAAAGTTTATGGCAAGGAGCAACCCGCATAA
- a CDS encoding PrsW family glutamic-type intramembrane protease has protein sequence MKKHLLLFSFLILAIVLLRLIFNAPEKEKYVDEVLPASFAIVKLDDDYQIVDDTLDFDFQYPQIEKFVHTPLRQMSMEGEVVRKHESFLKYYQSYLHSENPNAREIGFLALGMYYSVLGEGEVSLEYFNRLEGFYDHDLVVYWRGRSLALEGAYLDASLLIEESLERQIYEDSCKKYLIVASLASEDWGAAYNLIQNYPETKQYLSEGEYLKLLKANVSSLEFFVEKVGIDVFKFPFYASLFVAIIWFFLLISLNIFEARIFPAVFATLALSALSTLFLTEFLYKFYGISLLQVSPSDYFVYYVMVVGVVEELVKGIPFIVCYLIFRPKDSVAILLMAGMSGLAFSFIENITYLDKYGHNIVSVRGFSPTIVHVVLTSFLAYAVIYNRFYKKKLVGLYLLMAFAASAFLHGVYDYFLEIDDGVRDTSSLSIVLVLVLIFIYGMILGNSLNVSSNFYYDKSLRLKNRVWRFLAGLFAIEMFEYASVLYYSGVQSSDLWLIVNFFKVIFVVFLISHIITYKDLIKGRWHIFNLCPFYNRTHLNKLMTMSGKLVVSDQEHVFKPVARVVDRAYNSAYIALAGLDIPKFVGKTPVLYFFSSGIQKAKLGYFNEKGDFIKYKEVKIKLDEQDCYKKSRQKEEGSQA, from the coding sequence ATGAAGAAACATTTACTTCTTTTTTCTTTTCTCATTCTGGCTATAGTGTTATTGCGTTTGATCTTTAATGCACCAGAAAAAGAAAAGTATGTTGATGAGGTTTTGCCTGCGTCTTTTGCCATTGTTAAACTAGATGATGACTACCAAATTGTTGACGATACTTTAGATTTCGATTTTCAGTACCCTCAAATCGAGAAGTTTGTGCATACTCCTCTTCGACAAATGTCTATGGAAGGGGAGGTGGTGCGCAAGCATGAATCTTTTTTAAAATATTATCAATCTTATTTACATTCTGAAAACCCCAATGCTAGAGAAATTGGTTTTCTGGCTTTGGGAATGTATTACTCTGTGCTCGGTGAAGGGGAGGTTTCTTTAGAATACTTTAATAGGCTTGAAGGGTTTTATGATCATGACCTTGTAGTTTATTGGCGTGGCAGGTCTTTGGCCCTTGAAGGCGCTTACCTTGATGCTTCTCTGTTAATAGAGGAAAGCCTAGAAAGACAGATTTATGAAGATTCTTGTAAGAAATACCTTATAGTGGCAAGTTTAGCGTCTGAAGATTGGGGTGCTGCTTATAATTTGATCCAAAACTACCCAGAAACCAAACAATATTTAAGTGAAGGGGAATATTTAAAATTATTAAAGGCTAATGTTTCTTCTTTGGAGTTTTTTGTTGAAAAGGTTGGTATTGATGTTTTTAAGTTTCCGTTTTATGCAAGTTTGTTCGTAGCTATTATTTGGTTTTTTCTACTCATTAGCTTAAATATTTTTGAAGCGAGGATCTTTCCTGCTGTTTTTGCCACGTTGGCCTTGAGCGCACTTTCTACTCTATTCTTAACTGAGTTTTTATACAAGTTTTATGGTATAAGTTTATTACAAGTTTCGCCATCAGATTATTTTGTTTACTATGTAATGGTGGTAGGTGTGGTGGAAGAGCTTGTGAAGGGAATTCCTTTTATAGTATGTTATTTGATTTTTAGGCCTAAAGACTCTGTTGCTATTTTGCTTATGGCTGGAATGTCTGGTTTGGCTTTTTCATTTATTGAAAACATTACTTATCTGGATAAATACGGGCATAATATTGTGTCTGTTAGAGGTTTTAGTCCCACTATTGTTCATGTTGTCTTGACTAGTTTTTTGGCTTATGCAGTAATCTACAATAGATTTTATAAAAAGAAATTGGTCGGACTTTATTTGTTAATGGCTTTTGCTGCTAGTGCATTTTTACATGGTGTTTATGATTATTTTCTTGAAATAGATGATGGGGTAAGAGATACCAGTTCCCTTTCTATTGTATTGGTTCTTGTATTAATATTTATCTACGGAATGATTTTGGGGAATAGCTTAAACGTTAGTTCTAATTTTTATTATGACAAATCATTGCGGTTAAAGAATAGGGTTTGGCGCTTCTTGGCAGGGCTTTTTGCTATTGAAATGTTTGAGTATGCAAGTGTGCTGTATTATAGTGGGGTGCAATCTTCAGACCTTTGGCTTATAGTCAACTTTTTTAAAGTTATTTTTGTGGTATTCCTCATATCACACATAATCACCTATAAAGATCTTATTAAGGGTCGTTGGCATATATTTAACTTGTGTCCTTTTTATAACAGAACACATTTAAACAAATTAATGACTATGTCAGGTAAGTTGGTGGTTAGCGACCAGGAACATGTTTTTAAGCCGGTAGCGAGGGTAGTGGATCGCGCTTATAATTCTGCTTACATTGCGTTGGCGGGATTGGATATTCCCAAATTTGTAGGGAAAACGCCTGTGTTATATTTTTTTAGCTCAGGTATCCAGAAAGCAAAGCTTGGCTATTTTAATGAAAAAGGAGATTTTATCAAGTATAAAGAAGTAAAAATAAAATTAGATGAACAGGACTGTTACAAAAAAAGTAGGCAAAAAGAAGAAGGTAGTCAAGCCTGA
- a CDS encoding CDC27 family protein, whose translation MNRTVTKKVGKKKKVVKPEKPQKSNSSKYVFIGIGVFVGLVTIAVVFFNYMNYYSARNYLKEAKQFLEQGDEYWAMQYAKNALIRDNEYADAYLFKAGLLMEWKNYEECVSQIKMAMLYSDAPTIDMHFVYGKCLYKIGKYEEAYVHLDKVYEETPKRDSVSLFLGDIYSAHMLDYASAAKLYREFFDDHRNSVDAALKIGDSYYKLEDYDQAMKFYDVVLRIDDEHAGALYGMAKCCFKDEDSFADGCRKATLAAQFGHAKAEALLQTYCSDGEVDFE comes from the coding sequence ATGAACAGGACTGTTACAAAAAAAGTAGGCAAAAAGAAGAAGGTAGTCAAGCCTGAAAAGCCACAAAAAAGCAATTCTTCAAAATATGTTTTTATTGGTATAGGTGTTTTTGTTGGTTTAGTGACTATTGCTGTAGTTTTTTTCAATTATATGAATTACTACTCCGCCAGAAACTATCTAAAAGAAGCTAAACAGTTTTTAGAGCAGGGCGATGAGTATTGGGCTATGCAATATGCTAAAAATGCCTTGATTCGTGATAATGAATATGCAGATGCCTATTTGTTTAAGGCTGGCTTGTTGATGGAATGGAAGAATTATGAAGAATGTGTTTCACAAATTAAAATGGCCATGTTGTATAGCGATGCTCCTACGATAGACATGCATTTTGTTTATGGAAAGTGTTTGTATAAGATCGGTAAATATGAAGAAGCGTATGTTCACTTAGATAAGGTATATGAAGAAACTCCTAAAAGGGATAGTGTTTCATTGTTCCTTGGCGATATATATTCAGCCCATATGCTCGATTATGCTTCGGCAGCAAAATTGTATAGGGAGTTCTTTGACGATCACAGAAATAGTGTTGATGCCGCTTTAAAAATTGGTGATTCTTATTACAAATTAGAAGACTATGACCAGGCGATGAAATTCTATGATGTAGTTCTTCGTATCGATGATGAGCATGCAGGTGCTTTATATGGAATGGCAAAATGTTGTTTCAAAGACGAGGACTCCTTTGCGGATGGTTGTCGTAAAGCCACTTTGGCTGCTCAATTTGGCCATGCAAAGGCTGAGGCTTTGCTCCAGACTTATTGTTCAGACGGTGAAGTGGACTTTGAATAA
- a CDS encoding DoxX family protein: protein MFKQFLATNDNDFSTFIIRVTLGAVIFPHGAQKLFGWFGGAGFSGTMEFFTTSLGVPAAVAFLVIMAESIGAVGLIIGFLTRFMALSIGIVMIGAIFMVHLQYGFFIDWQGNQEGHGIEFHLLTIGMATALIIKGGGWASTDGLLAEPKGRGRAKYW from the coding sequence ATGTTCAAGCAGTTTTTAGCAACCAATGACAACGACTTTTCCACATTTATCATAAGGGTAACCTTAGGAGCCGTCATATTTCCACACGGGGCACAGAAACTATTTGGGTGGTTTGGCGGGGCTGGATTCTCCGGTACTATGGAGTTTTTTACAACATCCCTGGGAGTACCGGCTGCAGTGGCTTTCTTGGTAATAATGGCAGAGTCTATTGGCGCTGTAGGTTTGATTATTGGGTTCTTAACCAGATTTATGGCACTGTCTATCGGAATTGTTATGATCGGTGCTATTTTTATGGTTCATTTGCAATATGGCTTTTTCATAGATTGGCAGGGAAATCAAGAAGGACATGGGATAGAGTTCCATCTGCTTACAATAGGCATGGCCACAGCCCTTATCATTAAAGGTGGCGGATGGGCGTCTACAGACGGACTGTTAGCGGAGCCCAAAGGCCGCGGAAGAGCTAAATACTGGTAA
- a CDS encoding FkbM family methyltransferase: MKTKIKKALQKSLGFENYLFGFSLYKIWMMRYDSSERDFLEFMKLLPEEGVVLDIGANIGLMTVTLSRKFKKSQIFSFEPVPNNYKALKRVSDFFGCGNVSFFQHALGNEEKEMSMVMPVKDSVKMQGLCHMVDESIPKQSQGELFVTDVKRLDELECLKHDCGPVTGIKLDVEHFEWAVLEGGRELIKKYKPVIYCELADNMNRVKSFMLLLNLGYKAKVVCNGTLVDFDEKKHKNLNFIFVPI; the protein is encoded by the coding sequence ATGAAAACAAAAATCAAGAAAGCGCTCCAGAAGAGCCTAGGGTTTGAGAACTATCTTTTTGGGTTTTCGCTCTACAAGATTTGGATGATGAGGTATGATTCTTCGGAAAGAGATTTTCTGGAGTTTATGAAGTTGCTGCCTGAGGAGGGTGTTGTACTGGATATAGGAGCAAATATTGGCCTAATGACAGTTACACTTTCTAGAAAATTTAAGAAAAGCCAGATATTTTCGTTCGAACCTGTCCCAAATAATTACAAAGCTTTGAAAAGGGTTTCAGATTTTTTTGGGTGTGGCAATGTAAGCTTTTTTCAACATGCACTAGGTAATGAGGAAAAGGAAATGTCTATGGTGATGCCGGTTAAAGATTCTGTGAAAATGCAAGGCTTGTGTCATATGGTGGACGAGTCAATACCTAAGCAGAGCCAGGGAGAGCTTTTTGTTACTGATGTAAAAAGATTAGATGAGCTTGAATGCTTGAAGCATGACTGTGGCCCTGTTACTGGCATTAAGCTAGATGTTGAGCACTTTGAATGGGCTGTATTAGAAGGAGGAAGGGAATTGATTAAAAAATATAAGCCCGTAATATATTGTGAACTTGCCGATAATATGAACAGGGTCAAGAGTTTTATGCTCCTTTTAAATCTAGGGTATAAAGCCAAAGTGGTTTGTAATGGAACGCTTGTTGATTTTGATGAGAAAAAACACAAGAATTTAAACTTTATCTTTGTTCCAATTTAG
- the ccoS gene encoding cbb3-type cytochrome oxidase assembly protein CcoS: MSVIFILILISLLVAGTFLAAFLWAMKSGQFDDEFTPSVRMLFDDEKPSKQQSNSHK; encoded by the coding sequence ATGAGTGTAATCTTCATTTTGATCTTGATTAGCCTATTGGTCGCAGGGACTTTCCTTGCTGCATTTTTATGGGCTATGAAGTCTGGCCAGTTTGACGATGAGTTTACTCCTTCGGTCAGAATGCTGTTTGATGATGAAAAGCCTAGTAAACAACAATCCAATTCTCATAAATAA
- the ccoN gene encoding cytochrome-c oxidase, cbb3-type subunit I, protein MLKDNLTQDRDRHVVSNIDQEIVMYDNTIVRNFSIAAAVWGIIGMIVGLTAALQLVFPALNFSEITTFGRIRPLHTNAVIFAFVGNGIFAGIYYSLQRLCKTRMYSDALSNINFWGWQLIILSAVITLPLGITSSKEYAELEWPIDIAITGIWVVFGWNMFATILKRREKHMYVAIWFYIATFVTVAVLHIVNSFGLPVSFMKSYSWYAGVQDALVQWWYGHNAVAFFLTTPYLGLMYYFVPKAANRPVYSYRLSIIHFWALIFIYIWAGPHHLLYTALPDWAQSLGVVFSIMLIAPSWGGMLNGLLTLRGAWDKVREDVVLKFMVVALTAYGMATFEGPMLSLKNVNAIAHFTDWVVAHVHVGGLGWNGFLTFGMLYWLFPKMYRTELWSKKLANFHFWIGTLGIIFYALPMYWAGFTQSLMWKEFTADGFLAYPNFLETVTQIKPMYLLRAFGGGLFIVGALAMCYNLYMTAKKGSFLANEPSQVPAIKEEKHDAKEHWHRAIEKRPTQLLIFSLIVILIGGLVEMVPTFLVKSNVPTIASVKPYTPLELEGRDLYIKEGCNNCHTQMIRPFRSETERYGEYSKAGEFVYDHPFLWGSKRTGPDLHREGGKYPDSWHYNHMLDPESMSPGSIMPAYPWMITRKLDTDNLEAKISAMRKLGVPYPEGYEDKALADLQTQAVGISDNLAQSGIRVTSDKEIIAMIAYLQRLGIDIKGESNE, encoded by the coding sequence ATGCTTAAAGACAACCTAACACAAGACCGGGACAGGCATGTGGTCAGTAATATCGATCAGGAGATCGTTATGTATGATAACACTATTGTACGTAACTTTTCTATCGCTGCCGCTGTCTGGGGAATCATTGGTATGATAGTGGGACTTACAGCCGCACTTCAACTGGTGTTTCCTGCGCTTAATTTCTCAGAAATTACAACTTTTGGTCGTATCAGGCCTTTGCACACCAATGCTGTTATTTTCGCTTTTGTCGGAAACGGGATTTTTGCAGGGATTTACTATTCCCTTCAGCGCCTTTGTAAGACAAGGATGTACAGCGATGCATTGAGCAACATTAATTTTTGGGGATGGCAATTGATTATTCTTTCTGCCGTCATAACCCTGCCTTTGGGAATCACTTCCAGTAAGGAATATGCTGAACTTGAATGGCCAATCGATATTGCTATTACAGGTATATGGGTGGTTTTTGGCTGGAATATGTTTGCCACCATTTTAAAAAGGAGGGAGAAGCATATGTATGTGGCTATCTGGTTTTACATTGCCACATTTGTTACTGTTGCGGTTCTTCATATTGTAAACTCCTTTGGGCTACCTGTAAGCTTTATGAAAAGCTATTCATGGTATGCAGGTGTGCAAGATGCCCTGGTCCAGTGGTGGTACGGACACAATGCGGTGGCATTCTTCCTGACAACTCCTTACTTGGGTTTAATGTATTATTTTGTGCCTAAGGCTGCTAACCGTCCAGTATATTCATACCGGTTATCGATCATTCACTTTTGGGCATTGATATTTATTTATATATGGGCAGGTCCGCACCACTTGCTATATACCGCACTTCCTGACTGGGCACAATCTTTAGGGGTAGTGTTTTCTATTATGTTGATCGCACCTTCTTGGGGGGGGATGCTCAATGGACTTCTTACTTTAAGAGGTGCTTGGGATAAAGTCCGGGAAGATGTCGTGCTAAAATTCATGGTCGTTGCGCTGACGGCTTATGGTATGGCAACCTTTGAGGGGCCTATGCTTTCATTAAAGAATGTAAACGCTATTGCACACTTTACCGACTGGGTAGTGGCGCACGTACACGTAGGTGGCCTAGGGTGGAACGGTTTCCTTACCTTTGGTATGCTTTATTGGCTATTCCCTAAGATGTACCGTACTGAACTATGGTCAAAGAAACTTGCCAATTTCCACTTCTGGATTGGTACGCTAGGTATTATCTTCTATGCCCTTCCTATGTATTGGGCTGGATTTACACAAAGCTTAATGTGGAAAGAGTTTACCGCTGATGGTTTCCTTGCTTATCCTAACTTCCTTGAAACGGTAACGCAGATTAAACCTATGTATTTGCTGCGCGCATTTGGTGGAGGGTTGTTCATTGTCGGTGCATTGGCTATGTGCTACAACCTTTACATGACAGCTAAAAAGGGCTCTTTCCTTGCCAATGAGCCATCACAGGTGCCAGCTATTAAAGAAGAGAAGCATGATGCTAAAGAGCACTGGCATAGAGCTATAGAAAAGCGCCCTACGCAACTTCTGATCTTTAGCTTAATAGTGATTTTGATAGGTGGATTGGTTGAAATGGTGCCGACTTTCCTTGTGAAGTCTAATGTGCCTACTATTGCCAGTGTTAAACCTTATACACCACTCGAACTAGAAGGAAGGGATTTGTATATCAAAGAAGGTTGCAATAACTGTCATACCCAGATGATCAGGCCGTTCAGGTCAGAAACAGAAAGGTATGGCGAGTATTCGAAGGCTGGAGAGTTTGTTTATGACCACCCATTCTTGTGGGGATCTAAACGTACAGGGCCGGACTTGCATAGAGAAGGTGGCAAATATCCTGATTCATGGCATTACAACCATATGTTGGATCCAGAGTCTATGTCTCCTGGCTCAATCATGCCTGCTTATCCATGGATGATTACCAGAAAGCTAGATACTGACAATTTAGAAGCGAAAATTTCTGCCATGAGAAAATTAGGTGTCCCATATCCTGAAGGGTATGAAGACAAGGCACTGGCTGACCTGCAAACTCAGGCTGTAGGAATATCTGACAATCTCGCCCAAAGCGGTATCAGAGTAACTAGTGATAAAGAAATTATAGCCATGATTGCATACCTGCAAAGGTTAGGTATAGATATCAAAGGTGAAAGTAACGAATAA
- a CDS encoding CcoQ/FixQ family Cbb3-type cytochrome c oxidase assembly chaperone encodes MSEIGGIEIYPIISFLIFFIFFLVVLILVFGANKEYLREMEHLPLDGQADEEGQDNVLFHSNQKVQ; translated from the coding sequence ATGTCAGAAATCGGTGGGATAGAAATCTATCCTATCATTTCCTTTCTTATTTTCTTCATATTCTTTTTGGTAGTACTCATACTGGTTTTTGGAGCCAATAAAGAGTATCTCCGAGAGATGGAGCATTTACCCTTAGATGGACAAGCAGATGAGGAAGGTCAGGATAATGTATTGTTTCATTCAAACCAGAAAGTGCAATGA
- a CDS encoding cbb3-type cytochrome c oxidase N-terminal domain-containing protein — protein sequence MNFKLLTMKKQWFIPAMLLAALNLLPVSAFAAEDKGLLQSLLSNQDAFLSVLLILIIFVVLVLLFVLVAFRALINFLQAENKFASSNAVEPQQSWWAALQDKLTDAVPVEREHEVLTSHEYDGIRELDNNLPPWWKFMFYATIVFSVVYLGYYHYYDGPSSAEEYYAEMKIAEARIAEHREKAGNLIDENNVEVLDDVSHLASGEAIYSQNCAACHGVAGEGGVGPNLADEYWLYGGDIKDIFKSIKYGIPQKGMIAWQGQLTPLQIQEVSSFIYHMHGTNPPNAKEPQGEIHKR from the coding sequence ATGAATTTCAAACTTTTAACAATGAAAAAGCAGTGGTTTATTCCTGCTATGCTCCTGGCGGCTCTTAACTTACTGCCTGTGTCCGCTTTTGCAGCAGAAGATAAAGGACTTTTACAGTCTTTGTTGTCAAACCAGGATGCTTTTCTGTCAGTACTTCTTATTCTTATCATATTTGTGGTGTTAGTCTTGTTGTTTGTACTGGTGGCCTTCCGTGCATTGATCAATTTCTTGCAGGCTGAGAATAAGTTTGCTTCCTCCAATGCTGTGGAGCCTCAGCAATCTTGGTGGGCTGCTTTACAAGACAAATTGACTGATGCTGTTCCTGTTGAACGTGAGCATGAGGTGTTGACCTCACATGAATATGACGGAATCAGGGAACTTGATAACAATTTGCCTCCTTGGTGGAAATTTATGTTTTACGCTACCATTGTTTTCTCTGTGGTCTATTTGGGTTACTATCATTACTATGATGGGCCTTCTTCGGCAGAGGAGTATTATGCAGAAATGAAAATTGCGGAAGCGAGGATTGCCGAACATAGAGAAAAAGCGGGGAATCTTATAGATGAAAACAATGTGGAAGTGCTGGATGATGTATCGCACCTTGCCAGTGGAGAAGCGATCTATAGCCAGAATTGTGCTGCCTGCCACGGTGTCGCTGGTGAGGGAGGGGTTGGGCCTAACTTGGCAGACGAGTATTGGCTATATGGTGGTGATATTAAAGATATCTTTAAGTCAATAAAATATGGAATTCCTCAGAAAGGTATGATAGCCTGGCAAGGACAACTTACGCCTTTGCAAATTCAGGAAGTGTCCAGCTTTATTTATCATATGCATGGAACAAACCCTCCGAACGCTAAAGAGCCGCAAGGGGAAATTCATAAAAGGTAA
- the ccoG gene encoding cytochrome c oxidase accessory protein CcoG: protein MSEHSGNTAAFRDSISTVDKSGKRVWLYPRKPQGRYTNARTGVSLFLLTLFFTGPFLRIGGEPVLLLNVIERKFIIFGKVFWPQDFYLFVIASLIMMVFIVVFTVIYGRIFCGWVCPQTIFMEGVFRKIEYWIEGDYKKQQALDKAPWSGAKIGKKVFKHSVFYGIAFLVSNTFLAYMIGSEAILDLIKSSPFEHPETFGSLVLFAGVFYGVFARFREQVCTTVCPYGRLQGVLMDRNSVLVAYDYKRGEPRMKFRKNEDRENAGKGSCIDCSLCVDVCPTGIDIRNGTQMECISCTACIDACDFVMKRTGQPTGLIRHDSEEGIANRQPFRFTKRMMSYSAVLVVLVFVLGVLIITRTDVQTSILRTPGMMYQIQENGYVSNLYNYKVINKSSQDMPLYFMPLNFEGEIRMVGGNDVSLEKHGLASGSMFVLLDQQQITEPKTRLEIGVFSDGKMVEKVKTTFMAPVN from the coding sequence ATGTCTGAGCATTCAGGAAATACTGCTGCCTTTAGAGATTCGATTTCTACTGTTGATAAATCAGGGAAAAGGGTATGGCTGTACCCTCGAAAACCGCAGGGTAGGTATACCAATGCCAGGACGGGTGTGTCTTTGTTTTTGCTGACCTTGTTCTTCACCGGTCCTTTTTTGAGGATCGGTGGGGAACCTGTTTTGCTGCTCAATGTCATTGAGCGCAAGTTTATTATTTTCGGCAAAGTCTTCTGGCCTCAAGATTTCTATCTCTTCGTTATTGCCTCTTTGATAATGATGGTTTTTATAGTCGTGTTTACTGTAATATATGGACGGATTTTTTGTGGCTGGGTGTGTCCCCAAACCATCTTCATGGAAGGGGTGTTTAGAAAGATTGAGTACTGGATTGAGGGTGATTATAAGAAGCAACAGGCATTGGATAAGGCACCGTGGAGTGGTGCGAAAATTGGCAAGAAAGTATTTAAACATAGTGTGTTTTATGGAATAGCTTTTTTGGTGTCCAATACCTTTCTGGCTTATATGATAGGTTCGGAAGCCATTTTGGACTTAATAAAATCGTCACCTTTTGAGCATCCAGAAACTTTCGGTAGCCTAGTGCTTTTTGCAGGTGTTTTTTATGGGGTTTTTGCACGTTTTCGAGAACAAGTTTGTACGACTGTTTGTCCATACGGGCGTTTGCAAGGCGTACTTATGGACAGGAACTCTGTACTGGTCGCCTACGATTATAAAAGGGGCGAACCTCGTATGAAGTTTAGGAAAAATGAAGACCGGGAAAACGCTGGTAAAGGAAGTTGTATAGACTGTAGCTTGTGTGTCGATGTCTGTCCTACGGGTATAGATATTAGGAACGGTACCCAAATGGAATGCATTAGCTGTACGGCGTGTATAGATGCCTGCGATTTTGTAATGAAAAGGACTGGCCAGCCAACAGGGTTAATTAGGCATGACAGTGAAGAGGGTATTGCTAATAGGCAACCTTTTCGCTTTACCAAGCGCATGATGTCTTATTCTGCTGTCCTGGTAGTGCTTGTTTTTGTCTTGGGTGTACTTATAATTACTAGAACAGATGTGCAAACTTCTATTCTCCGAACGCCAGGTATGATGTACCAAATCCAGGAAAATGGCTATGTCAGCAATTTGTATAATTATAAAGTCATTAATAAAAGCAGTCAGGATATGCCTCTCTACTTTATGCCTTTGAATTTCGAAGGAGAAATAAGAATGGTAGGGGGCAATGATGTTAGCTTGGAGAAACATGGGCTTGCTTCTGGGTCTATGTTTGTTCTCTTGGACCAACAGCAAATTACAGAACCTAAAACCCGTTTGGAAATTGGTGTGTTTTCTGACGGAAAGATGGTAGAAAAAGTTAAAACTACCTTTATGGCACCGGTTAATTGA
- a CDS encoding FixH family protein — MNWGYSIAVAFAFFMAFIIYLVVGTYKQNVDLVFDDYYVREIKFQEQIDKSVNAADKPLKWSVRNDSVVVKFPESVDFQTLSGEIVFYRPDHSGSDIKERIFPGTSGEQVFPVSKFRQGKYRLKTDWQSGGNNYYDEQIIVL; from the coding sequence ATGAATTGGGGATATAGTATAGCAGTGGCTTTTGCCTTTTTTATGGCGTTTATCATTTATTTGGTGGTAGGTACTTATAAACAAAACGTTGATTTGGTGTTTGACGATTATTATGTTCGTGAGATCAAATTTCAGGAACAGATTGATAAAAGCGTTAATGCCGCTGATAAACCGCTAAAATGGTCTGTAAGAAATGACTCAGTGGTGGTCAAATTCCCTGAATCGGTAGACTTCCAGACGCTGAGCGGTGAAATCGTTTTTTACAGGCCCGACCATTCTGGATCTGATATCAAAGAACGCATCTTTCCTGGGACTTCTGGCGAGCAGGTATTTCCGGTGTCAAAGTTTAGACAAGGGAAATACCGGTTAAAAACAGATTGGCAGTCTGGCGGGAATAACTATTATGATGAACAGATAATTGTTCTTTAA